The following coding sequences are from one Oncorhynchus clarkii lewisi isolate Uvic-CL-2024 chromosome 20, UVic_Ocla_1.0, whole genome shotgun sequence window:
- the LOC139376647 gene encoding uncharacterized protein — MPPKDPLLVTLKVCILNLQSEEGTVTDVNPHLSSCCELLELTLRKGLQQPVLGLVHRDYWQCFEQLLQHDNCGRLSAVSLAVEQTLACRKLLSAQGRGRYLLRLALRRRVLEGVIKHLLHTPKVLEWYNPAISLLRNEEFVEPFMSLLMVLSEMEFKLDMENCSFLDESWLLPVCDMYEAVPCRELGMVLRYLSGRVFVLKLLPGSQAQVDKCVHPGDIIDEINGVSLRNACNGQAGVVLSGLKGHPLSLRVLRWCVQDGGVYRPIIKLLRALREENPALQLGPSPSSQEPTNQGQRPTPSQCLKEGRIVYIVQFLGKTNIGMYGGKEVLQNGIPLVIQQNQPSMEVLLDLKETHLICTEKSNMTELFQHHYPEISCVGRFGQPDYTIFAFCVVESPETPQSTGFCCVVLRASAVKECEEIVNRIAIGFKHTEWFV, encoded by the exons ATGCCTCCGAAAGACCCGCTGCTCGTGACCCTCAAAG TATGCATCCTGAACCTGCAGTCAGAAGAGGGGACAGTGACAGATGTcaaccctcacctctcctcctgctGTGAACTACTGGAGCTCACCCTCAGGAAGGGCCTTCAAC AGCCAGTCCTTGGTCTAGTACACAGGGACTACTGGCAATGCTTCGAGCAACTCCTCCAACACGACAACTGCGGCAG ACTGAGTGCTGTGTCACTTGCGGTTGAACAGACCTTAGCCTGCAGGAAGCTGTTGTCAGCTCAGGGACGAGGACGCTACCTCCTTAGGCTAGCCCTCAGACGGAGGGTTCTAGAAGGAGTCATCAAACACCTGTTACACACACCCAAAGTACTAGAG TGGTACAACCCAGCTATTTCACTTCTTAGGAATGAGGAATTTGTGG AGCCTTTCATGTCCCTGCTCATGGTCCTCTCAGAAATGGAATTCAAACTGGACATGGAG AACTGCAGTTTTCTGGATGAGAGCTGGCTTCTACCG GTGTGTGATATGTATGAGGCAGTACCCTGTCGTGAGCTAGGGATGGTGCTCAG gtATCTCAGTGGCCGTGTCTTTGTCTTGAAACTGTTGCCAGGTAGCCAGGCTCAGGTGGACAAGTGTGTACATCCAGGTGACATCATTGATGAGATCAACGGAGTCTCCTTACGGAATGCCTGCAATGGACAG GCAGGTGTGGTCCTCTCAGGGCTTAAGGGGCATCCCCTGTCCCTGCGTGTGTTACGGTGGTGTGTGCAGGACGGGGGTGTATATCGCCCCATCATCAAACTCCTAAGAGCTCTCAGAGAAGAGAACCCCGCCCTGCAGCTaggcccctccccttcctcccaagAACCCACCAATCAGGGCCAGAGGCCCACACCCTCTCAGTGCCTCAAAGAGGGAAG AATTGTGTACATTGTGCAGTTCTTGGGAAAGACAAACATTGGAATG TATGGAGGCAAGGAGGTGCTTCAAAATGGAATCCCCCTGGTCATACAGCAAAACCAGCCCAGCATG GAAGTACTTTTAGACCTTAAGGAAACCCACTTGATCTGCACTGAGAAATCCAATATGACA GAGTTGTTCCAGCATCATTATCCAGAGATCTCATGTGTAGGGCGGTTTGGCCAGCCAGACTATACCATCTTTGCCTTCTGCGTAGT AGAATCCCCAGAAACTCCTCAGTCAACAGGATTCTGCTGCGTGGTGCTTAGAGCCAGTGCGGTCAAAGAATGTGAGGAGATCGTCAACCGAATCG CTATTGGTTTCAAGCACACGGAGTGGTTCGTATGA
- the LOC139376650 gene encoding histone H3.3A: MARTKQTARKSTGGKAPRKQLATKAARKSAPSTGGVKKPHRYRPGTVALREIRRYQKSTELLIRKLPFQRLVREIAQDFKTDLRFQSAAIGALQEASEAYLVGLFEDTNLCAIHAKRVTIMPKDIQLARRIRGERA, encoded by the exons ATGGCTCGTACCAAGCAGACCGCCCGCAAGTCCACCGGAGGAAAGGCGCCAAGAAAGCAGCTCGCCACAAAGGCAGCCAGGAAAAGCGCGCCATCCACCGGAGGAGTAAAGAAACCCCATCGTTACAG GCCAGGAACCGTGGCTCTGCGTGAGATCCGTCGTTACCAGAAGTCAACTGAGCTGCTGATCCGCAAGCTGCCCTTCCAGCGCCTGGTGAGAGAAATCGCCCAGGACTTCAAGACAGACCTGCGTTTCCAGAGTGCTGCCATTGGAGCTCTTCAG GAGGCCAGCGAAGCATACCTGGTGGGTCTGTTCGAGGACACCAACCTGTGTGCCATCCACGCCAAGCGTGTCACCATCATGCCCAAAGACATCCAGCTGGCCCGGAGGATAAGGGGAGAGCGAGCTTAA